The Plutella xylostella chromosome Z, ilPluXylo3.1, whole genome shotgun sequence region ACAAAGTAAGTGGCGCTACCGCTGCTATGGCCTAAAGCTAATTGTAATTAGTGGAAACCTCcactacattaaattaaaaaaactgactGGCCAGGCCATTCTGCCGTTGAAACCAATGCTTCATCAGTTTCCTTATGCTAAGTTACCAGTGGTTACGAATGCCCACCGGAATGCTGAGTTCCAGCTTAGGGTTCGAAGACTGGCAGCTTCTCTAGCTTCTGTTTGACCTCGTCGGAGGAGTCTTCAGCGATGAGCAGCGTGTGCGAGTAGCCCATGGCCACCTGGGTGATGTTCAGGCCGTCCATGCGACTCACCTCCTTGGGTCTGGCCGTAGACTTGGTTATCTCTCCAGTACCCTGCATGGAAAtggtaattttaataatttcgcTAACAttttctaagtaggtatagcaaTTGGTAATTCAAATGATGAAATAAGGTCAATCGAATGGTATACCAATATACTATGTAACCTATATTAGAGGAATTATCTAAGTATCTGGAAGACATAATCTCTTCACTGTGGTCTTTTTAGGTAGGCATATTTGAGTATCATTCGTATAATTTCAAACTAGATAACCTCTTCACACGTTCTTCCATACAATTCCTAAAAGTTCACCAGCATATCTGACTGTAGCTTCAACAATGAGTGTAGCAAGTGAGTGAGACAGCCAGCAATGATCTCTAATACTTATTCTGTGTGTGTGAAAGAGACAGTTAAAACGTACCAGTTCTCCGTATGTAGGCGAGACGCCCCAAGCGATGAGCGAGTCGTCGGCCGCGATCACGATCGACGTGTAACTAGTGCCCACGCTGCGGATGTTCCAACCTGCGGATAACAACGTTATTACTATGATGCTACGGTTCTATTTTGTGTTTAATAGATTTCACATAGAGGCACAATATCATCAACCAATACTTATAGAGGCCTTTTACTATTGTTGGATAATTGATTATAATACTAGTGGTGAGTATAAAGGTACATACCGGTCAGATCTTGCACGGGTTTGGGATACATGTTCGCCTCACCAGTCCTCTTGGTTTGGCCAAACAAGAACAGCACACCtgaaagtagaaaaaaatatgagttgagccaaattttaaaatggagTAAACTGCAAACTGGATCAACACATTAGGCTACTGTCTTTTTTAAGTAAATTCGAAGGCGAAACGCTGATGATGCAAGAAATTCATCGAGCTTGGTGATAGGCGATAGTTACAATAACGGTGCCTGTCCATCAGTGCGGAGCGGGGTACTGGAGCGGTGTGCGGTGTACGATGCAAAAATCATCCAGTAAGCGGAGCGCAAATTGCATGAGTGGAGTTTTTATGCAATCTCATTGGTCAATTTCTCCGCTCCGCTTCCTCGCTGCACTGGCAGGCAGCCCAATTGGCCGAGACCGTAGGCTGGTGTTATGACAAGTACCTAGCTCGTTGACAGCGAGACTGTAGGTGGCGCCACAGTGCAcagagcgcgcgccgcgggccgACGTCTCGAAGTACTTGATGAGGCGAGGCACGCTCTCGTCCTTCTGCTCGGCGTGGCCGAGCCGCCCGAAGCCGCCGAAGCCCCAGCTGTAGGCGCGCTTCTTCGAGTCTATGGCCACCTGCGGGTTGTCGAGAGTATTAGAATTACAACCCGGCCGACGTCACTTGGCACCCAACCAATATCACTTGATATAGGGTTCCAATCTAAGGAGGTTTCTGCCTATCGTGTTAGATTTTATAGCTAAATGTTCAGTATTTTGTTCAGTAGTTTACAAGTTATTATCTATAGGTCAGTCACTGTTTACTCCATAGCCCCGCAGTGGTCAAGCCACACACAAGAGCAAGTTTACATAAAATCTGGTATTTATGGTAGCATTAGGAAATCTTGTGAAATAGGTAGTCAATAAGGAAAAATCGCTGCAATACAAAAGCTGTTGTTATGTAAATTCGCTTATTCATTATCTAAATCTACCTTTTGCATTCAAATGTAAGTATCATCAAGATCATCTGTCTAGATCACATAATACGAATAGAATAATGTTGAGGGTGACTTACATAAGCAGGTTAGCACAGCACTTACATGACGTCATGATTTTTTGCTTTAATTCTTCTTCCTAATGTGTAGCTAATGTTAGAGCATTTTGTAACCGTGGTCAAAGGATTGGACAGTCACATTAGATCTAAAGGAACAATTGGTCACATGGTTAGGCTCCTTCATGCACCCCTTCCTTTGATGAaagtattatacttattttcaGTTATATGATTCCTGTGACACTCTGAGTGTTGTAATTCTATTGATTTTTCCTATCGGCCTATTGTATGAGTGGTATCCAATGAAATGTAATTCATAGACACAGATTCACTAACGATTCACGAATCATCTTAGCTGAAACGAATTATGGCCAGATTCATTTCCTTCCTTTACACCTCCCCCTTTCTCGCTCCAGTGATTGAATACGTACAGTGTGGTTGAGTCCGCACGAGAAGTCGACGATATCGACGTCTTTAACCGGCGACACGTGGCCGTCCTTGGACTTCTCGAAGAAAAGCGCGATGTGCTTCGGCGTAGTCTCGAAGTGGTAGGAGAGCTTCGTCGACGTCACGAAGTACTTGCCGTCCGTGTTGTGGCCTGTGATTGGTTAACGTTTCTGATGTATAGGGTGTTGCCAAAGTTGTAAAGCCGAAAGGGAGTGAGTCGGGCAGTCACCCTAAACTACTTTTGCTCTACGGATTTCggaaattcacaaaaaaaaaccttttttccatagtaaaaagtcacgtgactgTCAAAGTGTCTATGGAGAACccaatattaaaaatgtaggTTATACAAAGTGTGTCCGGTAGTAGGTAGTAGCGGCCGGAACAAGAAGTAGCTGTATTAGCCGGAATGTGAAGTGAGTTTATTGAAGCAAACCAAAAGGGTGAAATCACTCAGTCCAATGCTTAGAAGTATAGTTTTGGAAATTTCAGTAAGTAGTTAATGTGACCTGAATTTTTCACTCCCTTATAGCTAAACAGTGAGAACCTAAACAATGTACACGAACACATACCCAGTTGTCCATACTCGGGCAGTCCGAAGGAGTGCAGGGCTCCGTTGCAGTCGAGTATCATCGAGAACTCGGCGCCGCAGCCCACCTTCACTATCGGAGCGCCGCTGTTAATTATTAgaaatgatattattataacataacattattatGAAGAGGCTAATGTGTTGTACGGCGCTAAGCTCCGGATCTAGAAGACCAATTTTATTTGGAAATTAATTTACCAGCCAGAATGTCACGTTAATTGTGAGTGGCATGTACTTATCATGTATGAATTCCCACAGAAAGTCCCACGGTTTTAAAGTGATCGCGAGCAAAAACTATGCATGACAGCATGACTACATGAAGTTCATTGTACTTggacataaaaaatatcttagtGAGAAATTACTACTGCTAATAACAAGTTTCGCGTctgtgattattttatttacttatttttactaGCGTTAGAAATACTTTCGCTTGCCACTTATAAAGACGAGAAATAGATAATTCGCAATTCACCAAACTACGATTACCAAATTTGGGATCAATCGCGTTGCGTTATTTTTCAggtgttttctttttaattaaagctTTGCTTGTATGTAACTGGATAAAGTCGTCTAATACAAATCCAAAAAGAATATCAGGATTATTCGTTACAAcctcaaaaaaaatatctattgaCGGTGCGTTACGGATCCTATTGCACCCCAAGTACCCATTGAATAAATTTGACAGTTATACAGGGATGGATGAGTGAAGAGTTGACGACGAAGTCCCAGAACCACTGAGTGTTGTGTCTGTATACCTCCTTGGGAGTGGCTTATGTCGATCGATATATGATTTATGGCTGATGCTGCTGGTGAATTGAACCAAATTGAATTGATAATATTACCCAAGCTAACCAGAACGCTTCGCGCAGCATACATAataatgctcacgactgtaatccccgaagtgGTCGTCAGTGGTGACTCGCACCCGCTTTtcactgtacatttgtacgcacgtgataggttgctaCCCGATCACCGTTTTTTAATGAGTTCAATGCACTTAGgttacacatctagaatcgaGAGAGGTtttctcacgatgtttttaACTTCACCTACATTCCGCGCAGCTTCGGTGGATTCGATCCTCTTTCGCACAGCGACAGCTCTTTCAGTCAGCACAAACAGACAGggcataaaataaacaaatactaACTGGTATCGGATCCTGGTGGGCTTCAGAATCTGCGGCGTCGTGTTGCCCAGGCCGCACTGCCCGCTCTTGTTCTCTCCACACGCGTACACGGCGCCCGTGTCTGTAGGATTGTATAGGCTACGTTTTATAACAAGTTTAGAAGACAGATTGTATGATGTTTATGATGATAGGAGGCAGAATGTAGGTGATGTGTGGTGACCATGATTCTAAATATACAAGGTGCCCATGTGAACAGCTTTCAGGCTCGCTGGACCTATAACCTTAGACTTGTAGGTCAATCTGACTAGATGAGCCAGGCTACTAACAGTACCAGTAGCACTGGAAGATTCTTGACTAATGGTGATGTTTCTATCTCTATGCTCTCGTCTTTGTAAAACTGAAGTGCATTACTAACACATGCTATCAATTTGTATTCACACTATACCCTTTTTAGTGGGACACCCTCCACCCCACTGGACTGACAACCTTACACAAGTGCTTACTACTAGCTGGAAATGGAAAGCCGAAGACAGAGTGTTGTAACCCTCCTTataggagaggcctatatccAGCTGCAATGATCATCAGGTCCTGGGTTTCCTaacatagggctcgaagtgtAGATTTCCAATCTGACCGGTCCTGTGCCACGCCTTCGACTTCTTACCAGTTCATGCCGAGGGCAATGATGATTGAAAACCATACCTGTGACAAAGAGCGTGTGGTTCCGTCCGCAGGCCGCATGGATGATGTTCATGCCCTTCAGCGCAGGCACCAGCTCCGGCAGGTTGCGCGTCGTCGTGTCCCCGTGGCCCAGCTGGCCTGCGTTGTTGCGACCTGAAGGAGACAGCGGAGTCTTATTACTAAGTCTGACcagcccccgtattatgtaactccgagtggggttggttggtataaaatggctgacaacttaaggcattattaattaataactttttactgacttatctgatttcacaaacgtttatgttgaatgtaaggatatattggtaggcttcttgcatatttctttcactaagatttttggtgttttcggttaataagtctctaaggCCCACTTGCGTGGATCAcagggttaaaaatataaactcagaGGTAACTAACTCAGGGTTAACTTTGTAACATTTTAACCCGGACTTTTGATTGCGCTAATGGAAAATAACCCTGAGTTAGCTAACCTGACGTTTCTTTTTGCACTCTGTGAATCTATTTCCCGTTCTAGGCTGAAAGGGACCAAGTTTCTATTGccgtaaaaaaacattgtcttCTATCTCGTTTTCACCTCACGTCTTAGGATAAAACTATCCCTCTCTATTTCCATTTTCGCAATCTGTcagtaatttgtattttgtttacaaagtatcatatttgtgatttccttgtagatatacattacgaaaattataaaaaattgaaaagaaGCGGCGGTAAGCGATCGCTTCTCACACAAAAGATGCGTGTTTGGATCCTAGCGCAGacataccaatgagttctttggaatttaagtacaatttgtGGCAACTTACTACCACACATTCTACTTACCACAAAACGTTCAAGTACCTAATCATAAGCAGCTCTCTTCAATCTAACCGTACCAGCAAGCAATACTCAACCAATAACAACAGCAAGcattgattttattgaacacATCGCGGTTGCAAGTTGTGCTTTAGATAACAGCAAAGATAGCCCTGAAAAGAGCTGTTTCTGGAAACAAAGAGGGAGTTCCGAAAATAACAGTTCAGCAAGCTCAAACAATCAGCAGCAGCGACCACCACCGTCACCGCGGCAGCTCGGAGAGGAGAGCCTCCGACAGCGCAGGAAAGGAACGAGTCCCCGTGCATTCCCAACGCCACGAGTATTTAAGTTAGCACCGCGCGTATAAATAGGCTTATTTTctgttaataaattattattattctgtccactctgagtattattttctacctACTCTACGCAATATCTccaaaaatgtataccatagctcttacggtgaaaaaaacatcgtgatctagatgtgtaccctaaagtgcattgtactctttcaaaaacggcgatacggctcgcgacctatcacgtgagtacaaaaatgtacagcgaaaagttgGTGAGTCACCTCTGAGTAACTACATTACAGTcatagtcgtgagcatatatgtatgtaaccaCCATCGTGCTCTTAATTTCACAAGTGGGACCATTTGCTACTTTGCTAGAtagtggaaaaatataagaatgatGAGTTAATCATCATAATCTAACATTTCCAACGAATACAAGAATATTGATAATAaccttttcttttgacgtaaGCCGGGTTAGCGTCTTAACCCTCCAATATTGGggggttaaatatttaagagttTATCCCAAGGTTAGCGCTCATATTTCAGCGATGcaagacaaattaataatctaaCCCTCCTTATGTCAAATATCTCCGAGTTAATTCGCTAACCCAGGTCTGCGCAAGTGGGgctaagttgataccaattatcaccggttgctaactctcaaaaagttacaaaatacgggggcagGATGGAGACcctgatagatagataagtcCTCCAAGTATATAAAATCGTTtgatgtaaattttattaatcacaAGGTTACGCCAGGAATGTATTCATAGTGTGTCAAATGTGTTTAGAAACAAAGTTGAATCAAGTGGTTGCAACTTGCAGCGTTGTGGTCAGTACAACATGCAGTGTTGCCAGAACATTAGATCTATTGGGCTGCCACATTGTATAACCCTAGGGAAAAATTGGCCCTTTAGCCCTAACCCTTCTTGTACTCAGTACATACCTTAAGAGTAtcttacattaaaatcttCATACACACACGCAGATGCATATTTTTCATGCCTATAATGCATCTTTTTACACTATGACATAAGTTAATAACAGTAATAAATTGAGGGCATACCTAGGGTGTAGGCCTCGCCTTCCTCCGAGATGAGCACCGAGTGGGCGGAACCACACCCGCTGATGATCAGACGGTACTGAAATTGAAAATACAATCTTTATCAGACCTGATTATGACTAACTCAAAAATCGGTGATGATGATATCAATCAATTACAAGATGTTGTACTAGAGCTATAGTTGATTTTTCAATTTACTTTCAGTAATGCCTATATCCAGCAGACTGATGATAGTACATGCATTATTATATGCTCACGATTGTTATCCCCAAAGGCATAGGTGACTCGCAAGAGCGACATTTCCAATGAGAGTACATCATCTTATATGGCTCTCATTATGACGATGTCCAGATGCTGTTCACCAGTATCCCAAGTAATTATATTCAAATATTCTATAATTGTAATTATAGTgtttagtgaccctgactactgagccaaaggtcccgggttcgattcccggctggggcagatatttgtataaacacagatatttgttctcgggtcttggatgtgcccgtaaaatggcaataggctcgccccctattacattgggactaaacataacactggcgaaaagtgggtgcagcaatgcacctctgcctaccccgcaagggtgtacagtagtacaaggcgtgagtgtgtgtgtgttgtaaTTATAGACGAAGAATATTCTATCAATCTCCTTACCCGACGGTCGGTGAACTTATGGAAGGTGTAGAGGTTGGGGTGCGAGCGGTTGGCGGGGTTGTTGTCGCGCTTGGCCACCAGGTCCCACGACACCATGCCTGAGATCAGCAGCCGCCCGGCCGGCTTGATGAAGGTCTTCAGCAGCTcctgaaaaattataatgtatgtgTATAGATTGGTGGTGCACTGATGTCACAGTTAGCTTCATAAGTAGAAAATGTATGAATAATTGATAATGGCAGTTTACTCCCTTGTTAATTTGTAGGTAGTCAGATGAGCTATGCACCCATTTTTAACCAGTGTTATAACATTTGGCTGCTTACTATTTTGTAACCTCTATGCTAGTAGCTTAAAGGCAACGCCGATAGGTATGAAGAATGCTCATGTTTGTTATACTATAACTGCATTTTACCATTGACCTTTTTCAGGTCTGTTTAGGTACTGTCACATTACAGTTACAGCTACCATGTTGTGCATAAAGGGAATAATAAGTTACCTACTTGTGAACAGAGATAATATTGTGTGCAATGTATCTCTCTTGCATATCTTAACACTTACAAACTTGGCCCTTTACATTACAATAACACGCTTTATTTAAGACTCCATTATGAGGTCAAAGTAACCTACTATTGCACTGAGTACtaactataatataaaatatttttttagagaTTTGTGCAATATTGGTAACTATAATTATGGTATTATATATGATGACATTTAAActgcataaaaaaattacaacaaaCATCTGTGTCACATAGAATTGAAAAATTACCTCTGGCAACTTGACCATAGGCTCATCAGGCATCGGGGAGGGGCTCCGTTGCTCCTGAGGCATTTGGTCACTGATGTTGCTGTCGTTACtgtcttcatcatcaggtgACGGCTTGCGGGGCTTACGGATCTTGGTGGCACGGCCTGAAGTTGCCGCATTAGCCCTCTTACGACCACCAGCACCGTTGTTAGACATGCTTCAACTGGAGAACATAAAATGTttgatattataaaattataatacatgTTGATTAGATTAGATAAAATTCCCTCTGaacattttgatttttcaaCAGCATTCCTAACCATAGTACCTACCATGCTTCTgatatttgtataagctaTGATATATATTATTTGGTTTGATGTCTTGAATGTGAAAAAGATAGCAACATATAAATGCTGCTGAATTGTAGTGTGTGTAGTCTTCAGCTAGTAGAAGAGGCAGTACTTAGAAGTAAGTACAGTGGGTGTTGTATAACAACACCATCACTTTTCCACATCTGTTAACTAAATACTGCATCAGAAGAAAACTTGGTAGGAACCTACTCACATCTGGGAATCAGAgacaattaaaaatctattgtgtcTGCTTTACCAATGGGTCAAAGGGACATGAATGGTTATCTAACTTCAAATACTGAAGTCAATCTTAATTAAGTCAGCAGCACCTAATTACTCCAGTACACTGAAGTTACATGTTTCGCAGCTACTCTAATATCGCTGGAGCTCTTGCTCCATACCAATATCACATGTAATGCAtcaaacaacatattttaaagtttttagtaACTTATCAAAAAGTTCAatagtaacataaaatatgatgaGGTGGATTTATTTGGAATACagattgtaataattattagggTAAGATATCCAAATTGTATGTAGTACGGTAGTACCTACTCTTTCATGTAGTATGTACTCTTTCAAATTCATATGTTAATATTTCTACACGACGGTTAATCACTttcatttcgttttaaacaacTTAAGGTACATCAATTATTTCGCCAAGTAACAGTAAATTACCGGTGGTGCACCTACCTGGAAATAAAACCATCTGCTGGCGAATCTACGGTAAATTAGGGATTACTGGGTAATTATTACTTTAAATGAACTCAAACTGATTCCATCTTTAGCTAAACTAGATAATGAGCATCAAATACAACAGAAAATTAAGCTGAAAACGAGAGCTATTTCAATATGCTAACAAAGGCTCACAAACATCTTTCTCTACAAAAACACGTGTTTATAAATGCAGATTACCAATAATTACATGGCTAAATGTATCTAAATCACACCATTTATACTTAAATCATTTAGTTTACACATACTTACCGGTTAAATGTAGAGAACAGAAAgtcagaaatatttttaatgagcGAATGGCTGTCAAAGCTTGTTGAGTTGCGTTGTCTTTTCGCGTTCGTTCGCGCTTCGCGGATCATAAAATGGGGATGCCACTGCCGccaaaaaatcattttccgtttcattattttacactcacagaataaaatatattgtaataaatttaaagtaaTATTCTGTGGTACTCagagattttttttctatagtAACGAATGGCTGCGTTCAAAGAAATTTAAAGCgcgagtatgttattgttctGATGGTGAGCTTAAAtgctaaatattataaaagaaacGTTCCCGCTCGTACACGGGTAGGccgattatttatttatttataaaagaaatTTAAACGAGTTTGTTACTATTCTGAGTGTTGCGCAGATGTATCTGATATCTGGGTGATTCATCTTCTTGCAAAACTTGCAAAAGATGGCATTGCCATACATGGCATTTCAACCTGGCTACGTACGACATACGTACCACTGGGTTCCACTTCAGTTAAGCAGTCCTAGCATCAAGATTGATTGTTTGGGTTTTAGGGCGCTAGTTAATATTGCGAACGCGATTGTTCCCTTAACTCCCAAGACTAGAAGTccatagttaggtacttaagaGAGGATTATAGTGCAGTTTGGTCAGTCGTGAGTGTCGTGACCGTGACTCGTGATCATGAATGTTTAACACGTTCACGGACAATCCGTCGAGGGCCGTAATTAAGTAGGCTTGTAATATGACTACGCGCCTGTGGCCGTCCAACTACTATTGTTCGAAACGGACGACCCGTTAACAGCCGTTTCATTTCCATAGTCTTAACAGGAGATGCATTGTTTAGCCCCTTCAACCTATAAAAGAAATTTTGAAACTTAACTGCCCAAACCGTTTTGAGTGCTGTGCTTTGGAACTCATTGACCATGGaattattatagtatgcatATATAGAATACCAAAATATACTCAGGAGgcattcaatatattttttgataaaCTTGAGGTAATTTTATCTAAATACAGCTTAGGGAAAAAATGTGTCATATGCGGTGACTTTAACATAGACATTCTAAAAAATAGTGAACAAACGAAGACCTTTGAAAACCTACTCCTTAACTtcaacttaaaacttaaaattcggcaACCGACACGCTTGAGTAGTGGTACTTGCATTGACAATATCATACTTAATATTAAGGGTGGAAAAGCCCAAGTCATCGACTTGGGGCTATCGGACCACACTGCGCAATTAGGTACATGCCCAGTCAAAAAAAGCTGTCGTCTACCATATTGGTTCACGTATAGACGAAATTACTCACCAGAAAATCTCGCAAAGTTCAAAGAATGCCTAGATAGTCTTAGTTTTAATGATGTCTATGAGGAAAAAGATTCTGATAGAGCATTCGACGCCTATTTTAATATCTTTAAGCTTTTATATGACTTGTGTTTTCCACttagaagaataaaaattacgacattaaataaaacaaaatggatTTCTAAAGGTATTAAAGCTTGTAGCAAGCGGAAACGAGAGCTACTGTGGGCATATAGACGAGCTCCAGACTCCAATAATAAGAAACAGCTCAAGCTCTATTCAAAAagacttaaattaataatcagGCTCACTCAGAAACACCAGAAcgattataaaatttacaactcTACGAATAAATCTAAAACAACGTGGAAAATCATAAACCAGACTAAGGGAAATTTACCACCTGAACCAATAAgccaaataaaaattaaaggggaattaataaaaaatcctTTGGACattgctgaaaattttaataattattttgtaaatgtagtgaaatctaatttaaatccTAGTAAAAActctgataataataattttaattctcatgatgacaaaaaatacaattataataatttattggacATTAAAAACTACAAATCATTATTTATGAAACCAACAACTGCACATGACATCTTTTTGATAATAAACTCGCTGAAAAACACTAATAGCACTGGTTACGATGGAATATCAACGAAAGTTGTAAAATACGTTGCAGCAACTATTGCTCCCGTTCTTAGCTATCTGATCAATCTAAGTATTGAAACGGGCGTCTATCCGATTAAACTTAAAAAGACGGTTATAGTaccattatttaaaaaggACGATAGAGAAATCATGGACTTCTACCGGCCTATAGCACTAATACCAATATTCTCGAAGATTTTtgaaaaatgtatgtataataatctATATTCATTCTTTGAAGATCTAGACATCTTGGCAACAGAACAACATGGCTTCAGGAAAAATACCTCCATTAATGTTGCAATATATAATTTCAtcaagaaaataataactaatatCGACACAAAGCAATGTGTATCAGACTATCAGCGCTATACATGGATCTGTCAAAGGCATTTGACTTTGTGAATCACAAGGTACTCCTGAATAAATTGGAGAAATATGGTATTAGAGGTAACATACTATCGCTGATCAATTCTTACCTTACTAATAGAGTTCAACTAACTCAGATAAAAAAGATATGTCCTTTTACTAAAACTGAAATAACTTATTCATCAAGCGAAAAAGTAGTTGAAAATGGTGTCCCACAGGGAAGCGTGTTAGGTCctcttctatttattatttatattaatgatctTCCAAAGATTACCAAACATTCAATGATACTCTTTGCCGATGACAGTACtattatatttactaaaatgaatgaaaatgattACGAATTTGACATTAATAATAACGTTAATAACGTAGTTGACTGGCTTATCGCTAATAATCTTAACCTTAATGTAAGTAAAACGAAACTAATGGACTTCTATAATGACGatacaacaaaattaaatataaatatcttaGGACATACAATTAGTGAGACTGACGAAACCAAATTTTTAGGCTTAATAATAGATAAAAAACTTTCATGGAAGAGCCAAGTTGATCAAGTCTGTAAAAAGCTTAGTCAGTACTCATATGCTCTTTATCAACTATCGAAAACTGTAAGTCAACATATAGCTCTCATGTCATACCATGGCTACGTGACATCAACATTAAGATATGGGGTCATATTTTGGGGAAACTGTACAGACCGAGAAAATGTCTTCAAAGCACAAAAAAGATGTTTACGCTCCATT contains the following coding sequences:
- the LOC105398080 gene encoding protein RCC2 homolog; translation: MSNNGAGGRKRANAATSGRATKIRKPRKPSPDDEDSNDSNISDQMPQEQRSPSPMPDEPMVKLPEELLKTFIKPAGRLLISGMVSWDLVAKRDNNPANRSHPNLYTFHKFTDRRYRLIISGCGSAHSVLISEEGEAYTLGRNNAGQLGHGDTTTRNLPELVPALKGMNIIHAACGRNHTLFVTDTGAVYACGENKSGQCGLGNTTPQILKPTRIRYHGAPIVKVGCGAEFSMILDCNGALHSFGLPEYGQLGHNTDGKYFVTSTKLSYHFETTPKHIALFFEKSKDGHVSPVKDVDIVDFSCGLNHTVAIDSKKRAYSWGFGGFGRLGHAEQKDESVPRLIKYFETSARGARSVHCGATYSLAVNELGVLFLFGQTKRTGEANMYPKPVQDLTGWNIRSVGTSYTSIVIAADDSLIAWGVSPTYGELGTGEITKSTARPKEVSRMDGLNITQVAMGYSHTLLIAEDSSDEVKQKLEKLPVFEP